The region CGGGCACCGTCTCGTATGGGGTGGCGAGCCGCACCGCCGTCTTCCTGCCCGCCGCCGTGCTGGCCGCGAACACGACGTACAACGTGACCATCACGACGGCGGCCACCGACCTCGCGGGCAACGCGCTCGCCGGCAACCAGGCCGCCCTGCCCGCCGCGAGCAACTACCTGTGGTCGTTCACCACGGCCGCGGCGCCCGCGCCCGCGGGCAACGTCACGGTGCAGTCGACGAATCCGTCGAACGGCGCCTCCTCCGTGTGCCCCGACGCCACCATCAACGCGACCTTCAGCGTGCCCTCGGGCCTGCAGGTCGACCCGGGCACCATCAACTCGGGCGTCTTCACCGTCACCGGCGGCGCACCCGTGGTGGCCTCTTCCGTCGCGCTGGACAACGCCACCGGACGCATCGCGACCTTCACGCCGCTCGCGCCGCTGACCGTGGGCACGACCTACACCGCGAAGATCAAGGGCGGCGCCGCGGGCGTCGCGGATCTCGCCGTGCCGGCCAACACCATGCTGGCCGATTCGAGCTGGACCTTCACCGTCGCGAGCTGTGTCATCCCCCCGGTGCCGCCCACCATCGCGCTGGGCTCGGCGTCGCTCTTCGGCGCCTTCGGCGGCTCGGCCGGCGTCACCAGCCAGGGCCTCAACACCGTCATCAACGGCAACATCGGCACCACCGCGGTGTCCACCGCGGTCACCGGCTTCCATGACGCCGGCCCGGGCTGCACCTACACCGAGACGCCCCTGAATGTCGGCACGGTGAACGGCCTGATCTACACGGCGGCGCCGCCGCCGACCGTCGGGTGCCCGAACGAAGGCACGGCGACCACGTTCTCCATCGCGACCCAGGCGCGTGCCGACGCCTTGAAGGCCTACAACGCGCTCGCCGCGATGCCGGGCGGGCCGGACCCGGGCGCGGGCAACCTCGCCAACAAGACGCTCGCCCCGGGCGTGTACACCGCGGCCGCCGGCAGCTTCAAGATCGAGGGCGGCAACCTGACGCTCGATGCGCAGGGCAACGCCAACGCCGTGTGGGTGTTCCAGATGGCGACGACGCTCACCGTGGGCGGCCCCGGCGCGGCGTTCCCGTCGAGCGTCATCCTCACCAACGGCGCGCAGGCCAAGAACGTGTTCTGGCAGGTCGGCAGCGCCGCGACGATCAACGCCGCGGGCGGCGGGACGATGGTGGGCACCGTCATCGCGCAATCCGGCGCGGCGATTTCCACGCCGGGCAATGCCGCGATCGTGCGCATCAACGGCCGCGTGCTGTCGCTGGGCGCCTCGGTCACGATGGTCAACACCGTCATCAACGTGCCGGCGCCATGAGCGCGCACCTACACAGCACCCGAAAGCAACCATGACACTGAATCCCACTTCACGCGTGCTGGGCCTGGCGCTCCTCGCGGTTTGCGGCGGCGCCTCGGCGCAGCCCCTGGACAGCGGCTGGTACGCCGGCGGCAGCGCCGGGCGCTCCGCCGCGACCATCGACGACACGCGCATCCGCGGCGGCCTCGCGGGGCAGGGCCTCGGCACCACGTCCATCGACGATCGCGACCGCTCCAACGGCTACAAACTTTTCGGCGGCTACCAGTTCTCGCCCTATATCGGCGTGGAAGCGGGGCTGGTCGACCTCGGCCGCTTCGGCTACACGGCGCAAACGACGCCCGCGGGCAGCCTGAACGGCGACATCCGCGTGCGCGGCATGAACCTCGACCTGGTCGGGACACTGCCCCTGTTCGGCAGGCTGTCGGCCCTCGGCCGCGTCGGCGTCGCCTCGCTTCGCAGCAGCGACGGCTTCAGCGCGACGGGCGCGGCCCGCGTGCCTTACGCCAATGCGAACCCCAGTCAGCGCAGCGCCAACCTCAAGCTCGGCGCGGGCCTCTCCTATGCCGTCACGGACGCGCTGTCGGTGCGGCTCGAAGGCGAGCGCTACCGCCTGAAGGACGCCGTGGGCAACACGGGCCATGCGGATCTCCTGTCCGTCGGCCTGGTCTACCGCTTCGGCGTGCGACCGCCACCGCCGCGCATGGCGGAAGCGCCAGTCGTCGTCGCGGCGGCACCGCCTCCCGCAGCGGCGCCGATGCCGCCGCCACCGCCACCGCCCGCACCGCCGCCCGCACCCGCGGCGCCGATGCGCGTGTCGCTGTCCGCGGATTCGCTGTTCGACTTCGACAAGTCGGTGGTGAAACCCGAGGGACGCGCTGCGCTCGACAAGCTCGCAGCCGATTTGCGCGGCGTGCGTTACGACGCGATCGCGGTGACGGGCCACACCGACCGCTTCGGCTCGCATGCCTACAACATGAAGTTGTCGCAGCGACGTGCCGAGGCCGTGGCCGACTACCTGGTGAAGGCCGGCATCGCCGCCGGCTCGATCAGCGCGAAGGGCGTCGATGGGGACAACCCCGTGACGCAGCCCGGCGCGTGCAAGGGCAACAAGCCGACGCCTGCCGTGGTGGCGTGCCTGCAGCCGGATCGCCGCGTCGACGTGGAAGTGACCGGCTCGCGCTGACCCTGCGCTCGCGCATGAGGGCGCGCCGTCCTACGCCACCGCCCCGCCATGGGTGCGGCAACGCACAGACCGCGTCCTTATGCACGAGCATCCTGCAAGGGTTGACTTCGTCATCCGTCCTGGTGAGTTCTTGCCGGGCTGTTCAAAAAGCTACCTGGAGATATTCACCATGATCAATTTCACCCGCACCTCCGTGCTCGTCGCCGCCGTTGCCCTGACGACCCTGGCCGGCTGCGCATCCACGCAACGCCATGAAAGCACCGGCCAGTACATCGACGACACCGCGATCACCACCTCGGTGAAGGCCGCGATCTTCAACGACCCGATGCTCAAGTCGGCCGAGATCAACGTGGAGACCTTCAAGGGGCGCGTCCAGCTGAGCGGCTTCGTGAGCGGCCGCCAGAGCATCGACCGCGCCGTGCAAGTGGCGCAGGGCGTCAAGGGCGTGACCTCCGTGTCCAACGACATGAAGATGAAGTGATCTGCGGCAGCGGGTCTTCCGCTGCAGCCCGATCCGGCAGAATGGGCGCAACTTCGCGGTTGCGCCCATGTTTTTTTTGTCCCCACCTCTTTCACGGCTCCAGGCCGTCATCATCGATCTCGACGGCACTCTGGTCGACACGCTCGGCGACTTCGCCGTGTCCCTCAACCGGATGCTGGGCGATCTCTCATTGCCCCCTATCGAGCCTGCGGCGATCGAAGCGATGGTCGGCAAGGGCTCGGAGCACCTGATCCAATCCGTCCTCGCGCACGTGGGCGCGCCGCCCACGGCTTTCGATGCCGCGTGGTCGTCCTACCAGCGGCACTACCTCGCCATCAACGGTGAATTCGCGAGCGTCTATCCGGGCGCGATCGAAGGACTGCGCGAGCTGCGGGAGTCAGGCCTGCGCCTGGCGTGTCTCACGAACAAGCCGACCAATTTCGCGCTTCCCCTGCTGGAGCGCAAGGGCTTGAGCGAATTCTTCCAGTGCGTGTTCGGCGGCGACGCCTTCGAGCGCAAGAAGCCCGACCCGATGCCGCTCGTGAAGACGTGCGAGGCGCTGGGGACGCCGCCTTCGCACACACTGATGATCGGCGACTCCAGCAACGACGCGCAGGCCGCGCGCGCCGCGGGGTGCCCGGTCATCCTCATGACCTACGGGTACAACCACGGCGAGCCGGTGCGCAATGTGGATGCGGACGGTTTCGCGGATTCGCTGTTCGAAGCCGCGCAGTCGCTCAGGCCGGGCGGCCCAGCAGCGCGTCCTTGAGCTTCCAGTCGGCCGGGCTCGGGCCGAGCCAGATGCGCACCAGCGCATTGAAGAACTCCTGCTCCTTGAAGGGCTCGAGGTCCTTGAAGCACTTGGTGCTGTTGATGTGGATCAGCATGCCGGTGCCCGGCACCCAGTCGATCTTGAAGCTCTCGCCGGACTTGAGCAGCTTGCACTCCGAGAAGAGCTGGCTCATGCGCATCACGCCCGGGACCAGCTTGGAGAATTCCTTCTTGTCCATGTTGTCCTCCATGCCGCGCGAGAACAGCTTGCCGAGCTCGCCCGAGTCGATGTCGCGCAGCATCGTGATGTCGATGCGCTTGGCGCCGGGCATCGCCAGCACTTCCTCGGTCGTGGCGGCCTTCTTCGGCAGGTACAGGCCCATGGCGTACACCTTGAAGATGGCCTTGTAGCGCACGCCCGCGCCGTTGAGCTGCACCTTCGCGCCCTTCACGTCGGTGGCGTCCTCGTATTTCACGCCTGATACCGTCACCTCCGCGCAGGCGGATGCCGCCGCCGCCAGCATCACCCACATCGTGATGCCTTGCTTCAACCACTTCATCGCTGTCTCTCCTCGAAATAGTACGACCGTTCGATTCGGTGATTGTCGAGGTCGCCGCGAAGTCGCCGCTACAGGGTTTTCGCGCGGAGTGTCGCCTCGGGGTCCCGTGGCCCGGAGGGTTTGCTACACTTTGCGCATGTCCATCCACCGCACCACCCCTGCAGGCCTCGACGGCCAGGGAGCCTGGCCCTGGCGCCGGCCTCTTCGCGTGCGTTCCTGATTGCACGGGGCAGCCCGTGCCCCCGCGTCTCGAGTCCCTCGAGGCAAACCCGAATCGATAGCGGCACGTCGCCGCGGAGCTTGTGGAGGCTCACCCCTTGATCACCGAACTTGAATTCAAAAGCCTTGGCACCCAGGGCTACAACCGCATCCCCCTCATCGCCGAGGCATTCGCGGACCTGGAGACGCCGCTCTCGCTGTACCTCAAGCTCGCGCATGCGCGCGACGGCGGCAAATACAGCTTCCTGCTCGAATCCGTCGTCGGCGGCGAGCGCTTCGGGCGCTACAGCTTCATCGGCCTGCCGGCGCGCACGCTCTTGCGCTGCACCGGCTTCGGCGCGGAGGCGAAGACGGAGGTCGTGACGAACGGCGTCGTCGTGGAGACGCACAGCGGCAACCCGCTGGACTTCATCGAGGCTTACCAGAAGCGATTCAAGGTCGCGCTGCGGCCCGGCCTGCCGCGCTTTTGCGGCGGCCTCGCGGGCTACTTCGGCTACGACACGGTGCGGCACATCGAGAAGAAGCTGGAAAAGAGCTGCCCGCCCGACACGCTGCACTGCCCGGACATCCTGCTGCTGCAGTGCGAAGAACTCGCCGTCATCGACAACCTGTCGGGCAAGCTCTACCTGATCGTCTACGCGGACCCGGGGCAGGGCGAGGCTTACGCCAACGGCAAGAAGCGCCTGCGTGAGCTGCGCGACCAGCTGAAGTATTCGGTGAGCGCGCCGGTGATCCGGCAGACGGAGGCGTACCCCGCCGAGCGCGACTTCGCGAAGGCCGACTACCTGAAGGCGGTCGAACGTGCGAAGGAGCTGATCGCCGCGGGCGACTTCATGCAGGTGCAGGTGGGCCAGCGCATCAAGAAGCGCTACACGGAGTCGCCGCTGTCGCTCTATCGCGCGCTGCGTTCTCTCAACCCGAGCCCCTACATGTACTACTACCACTTCGGGGACTTCCACGTGGTGGGCGCGTCGCCGGAGATCCTGGTGCGCCAGGAGCAGACGCCCGAGGGCCAGAAGGTGACGATCCGTCCGCTCGCCGGCACGCGGCCGCGCGGCGCGACGGTGGAGATCGACAAGGCGGTCGAGCAGGAACTCATCGCCGACCCGAAGGAGCGCGCGGAACATGTGATGCTGATCGACCTCGCGCGCAACGACATCGGCCGCATCGCGAAGACGGGCACGGTGAAGGTGACGGAAGCTTTCGCGGTGGAGCGCTACAGCCACGTGATGCACATCGTGAGCAACGTCGAGGGCATCCTGAACGACGGGATGACCAGCATCGATGTGTTGAAGGCGACCTTCCCTGCAGGCACCCTGACCGGCGCGCCGAAGGTGCACGCGATGGAGTTGATCGACCAGCTGGAGCCGACGAAGCGAGGCCTGTATGGCGGTGCGTGCGGATACCTGAGCTATGCCGGCGACATGGACGTCGCGATCGCGATCCGCACGGGGATCATCAAGGACCAGATGCTGTATGTGCAGGCGGCCGCGGGCGTGGTCGCGGATTCGGTGCCCGAGATGGAGTGGAAGGAGACGGAGGCGAAGGCGCGTGCCTTGCTGCGTGCTTCGGAGCTGGTCGAGGAGGGGCTGGAATGAGCTCGCCTGAATTTTTGAACGCAGAGGACGCAGAGGTTCCGCAGAGGGCGCAGAGGAACAGCCCGGTCGAAAATGATTTTTCGCACGAAATCATCGGGGCTGCCCTGGAGGTCCAGAAAGCCTTGGGTACCGGCTTGCTGGAGAGTGCGTATTCGGCAGCATTTGCCATGGAACTCGCGGAGCGCGAAATCGGCTTCGCGCAAGAGGTCGCCATTCCCGGCTTCTACAAAAACCGGCCATTGGGAGTCGCGTTTCGCGCGGACTTCATCGTCGAAAACTCCGTGATCGTCGAGATCAAGGCAGTAGACATGGTGACGGAATTGCACAGGGCGCAGTTGCTCTCCTATCTGCGCATGGCCAACCTGAAACTGGGCCTGCTCATCAACTTCCACGTGTTCCCGTTGGTCAAGGGCGTCCACAGATTGGCGAACAAGCTATGAACCACCTTCCCGGCCTTCTCTGCGTCCTCAACGGAACTTCTGCGTCCTCTGCGTTCAAGATTGCATTGGCGCGACATGCTCACTCGAGGAGGGCGAAATGAAGCTCCTCATGATCGACAACTACGACAGCTTCACCTACAACCTCGTGCAATATTTCGGCGAGCTCGGTGCCCAGGTGGAGGTGTTCCGCAACGACGAGATCGCCATCGAAGGCATCGCGCAGCGAAAGCCTGATCGGCTCGTTGTCTCGCCCGGTCCGTGCTCTCCTGCCGAAGCGGGAATCTCCGTGGAAGCCATCCGCCACTTCGCCGGCAAGCTGCCCATCCTGGGCGTGTGCCTCGGACATCAATCCATCGGCGCGGCGTTCGGCGGGAAGATCGTCCGCGCTCGCCAGCTGATGCACGGCAAGACCAGCGTCATCAAGACGACGCAGGAAGGTGTCTTTCGCGGATTGCCCGAGTCCTTTACCGTGAACCGCTATCACTCGCTGGCGATCGAACAGGAAAGCCGTCCCGACGTGCTGGCCGTCACGGCCACCACCGACGACGGCGAGATCATGGGTGTGCGCCACAGGGAACTCGCGATCGAAGGCGTGCAGTTCCACCCCGAATCGATCCTCACAGAGCACGGCCATGCCATGCTGAAGAACTTCATGGAGCAACGGGCATGAACAAGCCGGTCGACCTGCGCAGCGATACCGTCACCCAGCCGACTCCCGGCATGCGCGAGGCCATGGCCGCCGCGCGGCTGGGCGATGATGTGTTCGGCGACGACCCGAGCGTCAACGCGCTGCAGGACAAGATCGCGGCGATGCTGGGCTTCGAGGCAGCCCTCTTCGTGCCGACCGGGACGCAGAGCAACCTCTGCGCGATCCTTTCGCACTGCCAGCGGGGAGACGAATACATCGTGGGCCAGATGCAGCACTGCTACCGCTGGGAGGGCGGCGGCGGCGCCGTTTTCGGCAGCGTGCAGCCACAGCCGCTCGACCACCAGCCGGACGGTACGCTGGCGCTCGCCGACATCGAGGCCGCGATCAAGCCTGACGATCCGCACTTCGCGCGCAGCCGCATGCTCGCCCTGGAGAACACGCTGGGCGGCAAGCTGCTGCCGATGGCGTATGTGGAACAGGCGACCGCGCTCGCGAAAACCAAAGGGCTGGGGCGGCACCTCGACGGCGCCCGTCTCTTCAATGCGGCGGTTGCCCAGGCGGCGAAGGTGGGCGGGGACGCGCTCGCCGAAGCCCGGCGCATCGCGCAGTGTTTCGACAGCGTGTCGGTGTGCTTCAGCAAGGGCCTGGGCGCGCCCGCTGGCTCGGCGCTGTGCGGGTCGCGCGAATTCATCGGCCGTGCGCGCCGGGTGCGCAAGATGGCGGGCGGCGCGATGCGGCAGGCGGGGTTCCTCGCGGCGGCCGCCACGTATGCGCTGGACCATCATGTCGAACGGCTCGCGCAGGACCACGCGCTCGCCCGGCAACTGGCCGAGGGCCTGGCCGGGATCGACGGTCTCGTGGTGGAGGCGCCTCAAAGCAACATCCTGTTCGTCGACCTTACCGGCTCGGCACGCGATCACGCCGACGCGCTGCTCAAGCACCTGGCCCAGCACGGCGTGCTCGCGACGGGCCTGTACCGGCTTCGCTTCGTGACGCACCTGGATGTCGATGCCGACGGCGTGGACCGCGCGATCGCGGCGATCCGCGGTTTCTTCAGGGCGTGACCATGCCGGATGCGCACCACCTCCTGCTGTTCATCGCGGCCGGCTGGCTGCTGAACCTCACGCCGGGGCCGGACGTGCTCTACATCGTCACGAACGCGTTGCGTTCGGGCGCGCGCGCGGGCCTCGTCGCCGGCCTGGGCATCACGGCGGGCTGTTTCGTGCACGTGTTCGCGGCGGCCATCGGCGTGAGTGCGCTGCTCGCGACATCGGCCACCGCCTTCACCGTGCTGAAGTACATCGGCGCGGCGTACCTGCTGTGGATCGGCGTGAAGATCCTGCTGGCGAAGGCGCCGGCACAGGAGCCCGACGTCGCGGCGCTCGCAGCCGCCGGAAAGCCGCGCGAGCTGAAATCGATTTTTGCCGGTGGCTTCCTCACCAACGTGCTCAACCCGAAGGTGGCGCTGTTCTTCCTGGCCTTCGTGCCGCAGTTCATCGCGCCGGACGCGGACAACAAGGCGCTCGCCTTCGTGCTGCTGGGCGTGATCTTCAACCTCAATTCCATCCCGGTGAATTCCGGCTGGGCGCTGGCCGCCGCGTGGATGGCGCGCAGCGGCTCCGTCCGCAGAGGCATGCACTGGCTGGACAAGGCGGCCGCCTGCATGTTCATCGCTTTCGGACTGAAGCTGGCCCTGACCGACAATCCGTCCCGCTAACCCCACAAGAGGAGCACACGATGCCCATCAGTCCTCAGGAAGCGCTCCAGCGCACCATCGAACACCGCGAGATATTCAACGACGAGATGCTGCACGTGGTGCGCATGATCATGAGCGGCGAGCTGTCGCCGGTGATGATGGCCGCGCTCATCACGGGCCTGCGCGTCAAGAAGGAAACCATCGGCGAGATCACCGCCGCCGCGCAGGTGATGCGCGAGTTCTCGACCAAGGTGCACGTGGCGGACAAGACCCATCTGGTCGACATCGTCGGCACCGGGGGCGACGGATCGCACACGTTCAACATCTCCACCTGCTCGATGTTCGTCGCGGCCGCGGCCGGCGCGAAGGTCAGCAAGCACGGCGGGCGCAGCGTGTCCAGCAAGAGCGGCAGCGCCGACGTGCTGGAGAGCCTGGGCCTGAACATCAGCCTGTCGCCCGACGCCATCGCGAAATGCATCGAGCAGGTCGGCATCGGCTTCATGTTCGCGCCCAACCACCATCCCGCGATGAAGAACGTCGCGCCCGTGCGCAAGGAACTCGGCGTGCGCACGATCTTCAACATCCTGGGGCCACTCACCAACCCGGCGGGCGCGCCGAACATCCTGATGGGCGTGTTCCACCCGGACCTGGTGGGCATCCAGGTGCGAGCCCTGCAGCGACTCGGTGCGGAACACGCGGTCGTCGTCTACGGCCGTGACGGCATGGACGAGATCAGCCTGGGCGCGGCCACGATGGTGGGTGAGCTCAAGAACGGCGAGATCGCGGAGTACGAAATCCACCCGGAAGATTTCGGATTGCAGATGGCGAGCAACCGCGCGCTGAAGGTGGATACACCGGAGCAATCCCGGCAGATGCTGCTCGGCGTGCTGGACAACCAGGCCGGAGCCGCGCGCGACATCGTGATCCTCAACGCGGGCGCCGCGCTGTATGCCGCGAACGTCAGCGATTCCATCCAGTCGGGCATCGCGAAGGCGCGCGCTGTCGTGGAGAGCGGCGCGGCCAGGGCAAAGCTCGAGCAGTTCGTGGCCGTTTCCAAATCCCTCGCAGGCTGAACGCAATGGAAGACATTCTCGAAAAGATCGTCGCGGTCAAGCGCCAAGAGATCGCGGCGGCGCAGCGGCGCATGCCGGTCGCCGCGATGCGCGCGGATGCGGAGAGCCGCGTGCTGACGCGCGACTTCGAAGCCGCCTTGCGCCGCAAGATCGCGGCCGGCCAGAGCGCAGTGATCGCGGAAGTGAAGAAGGCGAGCCCGAGCAAGGGCGTGCTGCGTGAAGAATTCATCCCGGCGGATATCGCGCAGAGCTATGCACTGGGAGACGGCAAGACCAGCGCGGCGTGCCTGTCCGTGCTGACCGACAGGCAGTTCTTCCAGGGGCAGGTGGACTACCTCAAGCAGGCGCGCGCGTCCTGCGACCTGCCGGTCCTGCGCAAGGACTTCATGGTGGACCCGTACCAGGTGTACGAGTCGCGCTCCATGGGCGCCGACTGCATCCTCCTCATCGTGGCGTGCCTGGACGACGCGCGCATGGCCGAGATGGAAGCGATCGCGCGCAGCCTGGACATGGCCGTGCTGGTGGAGGTGCACGACAGGGCCGAACTGCAGCGCGCGCTGAAGCTCAAGACGCCGCTGATCGGCATCAACAACCGCAACTTGCGGACCTTCGACGTGTCGTTGGACACGACGCTGGGCATGCTCGGCGATGTGCCGGCGGATCGCCTCGTCATCACCGAATCCGGCATCACGACGCCCGAGGACGTGAAGAAGATGCGTGACGCGGGCGTCCACGCTTTCCTGGTCGGCGAAGCCTTCATGCGCGCCGAAGAACCGGGCGACGCCCTGGCCGCCCTGTTCGGCTGATGCAGTCGAGCCTGCTGCCGGATGACTCCGGCGCGCCGCGCTTGCGGGCCTGGGAGCCGGACAAGTGGCCCCTGGCCGACGGTTGGTCGCCGGTGGTCGAGCGGTTTTTCCTCAGTGCGGAAGGGCAGCGCCTCGCGCGGTTCATCCGTGACCGGCTCGCGGCCGGGGCCGTGGTGTACCCGCCCCACCCCTTGAGGGCACTGGAGCTCACGCCGCCCGCGAACGTCCACGCCGTCATCGTCGGGCAGGACCCGTATCACGGGCCGGGGCAGGCGGAAGGGCTGGCGTTCTCGGTGGCGCCGGGCGTGAAACTCCCTCCGTCCCTGCGCAACATCTTCAAGGAATTGCACCGCGAAGCGCCGGGCTCCACGCCGGCGAACGGGTCCCTGCTCGGGTGGGCAAAGCGCGGCGTGCTGCTGCTCAACACCAGCCTGACCGTCGAGGAGGGCGCGGCGGGCAGCCATGCGAAGCAGGGCTGGGAAGTCCTGACGGACGCCTTGCTCGCCGAGGTCGCGGCGAAGGCATCGCCTTGCGTGTACATGCTGTGGGGCGCCCACGCGCAGGCCAAGGCACCGCTGATCGAGCAGGCCGCGCGGCTGCACGGGCGTGAGGCGCTCGTGCTCCAGGCGAACCATCCGTCGCCCCTGTCGGCGAGCCGGCCGCCCGCGCCTTTCATCGGCTGCGGCCATTTCTCGATCGCGCGCGACTGGCTGACGGCGCGGGGCTTTCCGGGGATCTTCTAGTTATCGGTCACGGCCGGCGCGGCGCCGCTTGAAGAGCTGGGCCAGCCAAGGCGTGAAACCGCGCGCGGTCGGCAATTTCCCTTCGGCGGCGGCCACGTCCTCGCGCGTGTCGTCGAGGTAGTCGCGCCGGACATCGATGGTGCTGCGCTGCCCGATGTCGTCGACGTGGTGGGCGAGCCAGTGCGCGCCGCTCTTGCGGCCGAGCTCGAAGAGCGTGCGGATGATCGCGGCATCCGTCGAGGTGCGCGAGGACGCCGGGTACGCCGCCATCGCCTCGCCACCGTCCACGCGATGCAGCAGCACGTGCTTGCAGCGGCCCTGCGCGAGCGCGCCTTCCTCGATCAGCCGGTTGATGAAGTCGATGGAGCGCATCTGTGTGAGCAGGCTCGCGTTGAAGGTGAGCTCGCTGATGCGGTCGAGGATCTCCGCGTTCGACTGCGGTGCGCTGTCGCGCTTGAGGGGGTTGATCTGCACCAGCATGAGGTCGCGGCTGGCGCAGGAATCGATCAGGGGAGTCAGTGGCGGATTGACCGCGTAGCCGCCGTCCCAGTAACTCTCGCCGTCGATCTCCACCGCACGGAAGAGCTGCGGCAGGCAGGCCGAGGCCATCACGGCCTGCGCGGTCAGGCGCTCGCCGGTGAAGATGACGGCCCGGCCCGTATTGACGTGCG is a window of Caenimonas aquaedulcis DNA encoding:
- a CDS encoding ice-binding family protein is translated as MNRLQSIRPWLAAIVVGALVACGGGGRDPILGFDGTSVPPTPVVPVVPPGTPAPPTVTAVAPVNNATGVATNNTVITAAFSEAMSPLPVGGFTVTCAAPCANAAGTFALDGTARIATFTLAPGSSLAAATTYTGTITGAKSLATGLAIAGPFVWTFSTGVAPDLTRPRVTLTVPPTTSPGPTTGVATNTAITAVFTEDMAPATISAASFTVGCAAPCVAPAGTVSYGVASRTAVFLPAAVLAANTTYNVTITTAATDLAGNALAGNQAALPAASNYLWSFTTAAAPAPAGNVTVQSTNPSNGASSVCPDATINATFSVPSGLQVDPGTINSGVFTVTGGAPVVASSVALDNATGRIATFTPLAPLTVGTTYTAKIKGGAAGVADLAVPANTMLADSSWTFTVASCVIPPVPPTIALGSASLFGAFGGSAGVTSQGLNTVINGNIGTTAVSTAVTGFHDAGPGCTYTETPLNVGTVNGLIYTAAPPPTVGCPNEGTATTFSIATQARADALKAYNALAAMPGGPDPGAGNLANKTLAPGVYTAAAGSFKIEGGNLTLDAQGNANAVWVFQMATTLTVGGPGAAFPSSVILTNGAQAKNVFWQVGSAATINAAGGGTMVGTVIAQSGAAISTPGNAAIVRINGRVLSLGASVTMVNTVINVPAP
- a CDS encoding OmpA family protein; the protein is MTLNPTSRVLGLALLAVCGGASAQPLDSGWYAGGSAGRSAATIDDTRIRGGLAGQGLGTTSIDDRDRSNGYKLFGGYQFSPYIGVEAGLVDLGRFGYTAQTTPAGSLNGDIRVRGMNLDLVGTLPLFGRLSALGRVGVASLRSSDGFSATGAARVPYANANPSQRSANLKLGAGLSYAVTDALSVRLEGERYRLKDAVGNTGHADLLSVGLVYRFGVRPPPPRMAEAPVVVAAAPPPAAAPMPPPPPPPAPPPAPAAPMRVSLSADSLFDFDKSVVKPEGRAALDKLAADLRGVRYDAIAVTGHTDRFGSHAYNMKLSQRRAEAVADYLVKAGIAAGSISAKGVDGDNPVTQPGACKGNKPTPAVVACLQPDRRVDVEVTGSR
- a CDS encoding BON domain-containing protein, coding for MINFTRTSVLVAAVALTTLAGCASTQRHESTGQYIDDTAITTSVKAAIFNDPMLKSAEINVETFKGRVQLSGFVSGRQSIDRAVQVAQGVKGVTSVSNDMKMK
- a CDS encoding phosphoglycolate phosphatase translates to MFFLSPPLSRLQAVIIDLDGTLVDTLGDFAVSLNRMLGDLSLPPIEPAAIEAMVGKGSEHLIQSVLAHVGAPPTAFDAAWSSYQRHYLAINGEFASVYPGAIEGLRELRESGLRLACLTNKPTNFALPLLERKGLSEFFQCVFGGDAFERKKPDPMPLVKTCEALGTPPSHTLMIGDSSNDAQAARAAGCPVILMTYGYNHGEPVRNVDADGFADSLFEAAQSLRPGGPAARP
- a CDS encoding chalcone isomerase family protein, coding for MKWLKQGITMWVMLAAAASACAEVTVSGVKYEDATDVKGAKVQLNGAGVRYKAIFKVYAMGLYLPKKAATTEEVLAMPGAKRIDITMLRDIDSGELGKLFSRGMEDNMDKKEFSKLVPGVMRMSQLFSECKLLKSGESFKIDWVPGTGMLIHINSTKCFKDLEPFKEQEFFNALVRIWLGPSPADWKLKDALLGRPA
- the trpE gene encoding anthranilate synthase component I, with product MITELEFKSLGTQGYNRIPLIAEAFADLETPLSLYLKLAHARDGGKYSFLLESVVGGERFGRYSFIGLPARTLLRCTGFGAEAKTEVVTNGVVVETHSGNPLDFIEAYQKRFKVALRPGLPRFCGGLAGYFGYDTVRHIEKKLEKSCPPDTLHCPDILLLQCEELAVIDNLSGKLYLIVYADPGQGEAYANGKKRLRELRDQLKYSVSAPVIRQTEAYPAERDFAKADYLKAVERAKELIAAGDFMQVQVGQRIKKRYTESPLSLYRALRSLNPSPYMYYYHFGDFHVVGASPEILVRQEQTPEGQKVTIRPLAGTRPRGATVEIDKAVEQELIADPKERAEHVMLIDLARNDIGRIAKTGTVKVTEAFAVERYSHVMHIVSNVEGILNDGMTSIDVLKATFPAGTLTGAPKVHAMELIDQLEPTKRGLYGGACGYLSYAGDMDVAIAIRTGIIKDQMLYVQAAAGVVADSVPEMEWKETEAKARALLRASELVEEGLE
- a CDS encoding GxxExxY protein encodes the protein MSSPEFLNAEDAEVPQRAQRNSPVENDFSHEIIGAALEVQKALGTGLLESAYSAAFAMELAEREIGFAQEVAIPGFYKNRPLGVAFRADFIVENSVIVEIKAVDMVTELHRAQLLSYLRMANLKLGLLINFHVFPLVKGVHRLANKL
- a CDS encoding aminodeoxychorismate/anthranilate synthase component II, which codes for MKLLMIDNYDSFTYNLVQYFGELGAQVEVFRNDEIAIEGIAQRKPDRLVVSPGPCSPAEAGISVEAIRHFAGKLPILGVCLGHQSIGAAFGGKIVRARQLMHGKTSVIKTTQEGVFRGLPESFTVNRYHSLAIEQESRPDVLAVTATTDDGEIMGVRHRELAIEGVQFHPESILTEHGHAMLKNFMEQRA
- the ltaE gene encoding low-specificity L-threonine aldolase, giving the protein MNKPVDLRSDTVTQPTPGMREAMAAARLGDDVFGDDPSVNALQDKIAAMLGFEAALFVPTGTQSNLCAILSHCQRGDEYIVGQMQHCYRWEGGGGAVFGSVQPQPLDHQPDGTLALADIEAAIKPDDPHFARSRMLALENTLGGKLLPMAYVEQATALAKTKGLGRHLDGARLFNAAVAQAAKVGGDALAEARRIAQCFDSVSVCFSKGLGAPAGSALCGSREFIGRARRVRKMAGGAMRQAGFLAAAATYALDHHVERLAQDHALARQLAEGLAGIDGLVVEAPQSNILFVDLTGSARDHADALLKHLAQHGVLATGLYRLRFVTHLDVDADGVDRAIAAIRGFFRA
- a CDS encoding LysE family translocator, giving the protein MPDAHHLLLFIAAGWLLNLTPGPDVLYIVTNALRSGARAGLVAGLGITAGCFVHVFAAAIGVSALLATSATAFTVLKYIGAAYLLWIGVKILLAKAPAQEPDVAALAAAGKPRELKSIFAGGFLTNVLNPKVALFFLAFVPQFIAPDADNKALAFVLLGVIFNLNSIPVNSGWALAAAWMARSGSVRRGMHWLDKAAACMFIAFGLKLALTDNPSR